The region AGCGATCTCCCAGGAAGAACTGTCACACGCGCGCGATGACCTGACCTCGGCGCAAAACGCACTGGCCAATGCTCAACAGCAGCTTAAGACCACCAGCGCGCTGGTGGATGACACCGTCGTCTCGTCCCATCCGGACGTGATGTCCGCCGCCGCACAATTGCGTCAGGCCTACCTGAACAATGCCCGCAGCACATTGATCGCGCCGGTCACCGGCTACGTGGCTAAACGCACTGTGCAGTTGGGCCAGCGGGTCCAGCCGGGTACGGCATTGATGGCGGTTATTCCACTGGATCAGCTGTGGATCGACGCCAACTTCAAGGAAACCCAACTGCGTGACATGCGCATCGGCCAGCCGGTGGAAATTGAGACCGATCTGTATGGCAGTGACGTGAAATTCAGCGGCACTATCGACAGCCTCGGCGCCGGCACCGGCAGTGCGTTTGCCTTGTTGCCCGCGCAGAACGCCACCGGTAACTGGATCAAAATCGTCCAGCGGGTGCCGGTGCGTATTCACGTCAACGCCGAGGAACTGGCCAAGCACCCTTTGCGGGTCGGCCTGTCGACTCAGGTCGATGTGAGCTTGCACGACCAGAGTGGCCCGGTACTCGCGCAACAGGCGCCACTAAAAGCGTCGTTCAGCACCAACGTGTATGACCGGCAGTTGATCGAGGCCGACGCGATGATCACGCAGTTGATCCACGACAACAGCGCCGCGGCCAGCAAAACCGCGCAACGCTGATTCGCCTATCCGTTAGCTGTGCCGGTTGAACGGCGCAGCGCCCACCCGGTTTCAAAGGATTCGCGATGAGCAATAACGCGTCTTTCACGCCGCCCAGCCTGCTGCTCAGCACTATCGGCCTGTCGCTGGCGACCTTCATG is a window of Pseudomonas sp. DC1.2 DNA encoding:
- a CDS encoding efflux RND transporter periplasmic adaptor subunit, translated to MATAQTTQTPDNAQDTSNPRKRKVMLTVLAILVILAGVGVWAYHEFYGRWSESTDDAYVNGNVVEITPLVTGTVVSIGADDGDLVHEGQVLINFDPNDAEVGLQSARANLARTVRQVRGLYSNVDGMKAQVNAQQANVQKAQDNFNRRKNLAAGGAISQEELSHARDDLTSAQNALANAQQQLKTTSALVDDTVVSSHPDVMSAAAQLRQAYLNNARSTLIAPVTGYVAKRTVQLGQRVQPGTALMAVIPLDQLWIDANFKETQLRDMRIGQPVEIETDLYGSDVKFSGTIDSLGAGTGSAFALLPAQNATGNWIKIVQRVPVRIHVNAEELAKHPLRVGLSTQVDVSLHDQSGPVLAQQAPLKASFSTNVYDRQLIEADAMITQLIHDNSAAASKTAQR